The proteins below come from a single Parazoarcus communis genomic window:
- a CDS encoding alpha/beta fold hydrolase, which yields MKTVSIFGTNLEFVRLPSAHPRDDVPAMVFLHEGLGSVSMWRDFPQKVADATGCEAIVYSRVGYGRSDPATRQREVTYLHEEGLAMLPAFVDALGLEQPFLFGHSDGGSIALLCAGGTDVSPSGVIVVAPHVFVEDVTIEGIRQARTIWDTTDLPAKLAKYHNDADTVFRSWQDIWLNPDFRDWNIEDILPAITAPVLAIQGEDDEYATMEQIDRIAAGANDVDLVKLADCRHSPHKDQPQAVIEAVAAFVERVLD from the coding sequence GTGAAGACCGTCAGCATTTTTGGCACAAATCTGGAATTTGTCCGCCTGCCTTCGGCGCATCCGCGCGACGACGTGCCCGCCATGGTGTTTCTGCACGAAGGCCTCGGCTCCGTGTCGATGTGGCGCGATTTCCCGCAAAAGGTGGCCGACGCGACCGGTTGCGAGGCGATCGTCTACTCGCGCGTCGGTTACGGCCGCTCCGATCCGGCGACGCGGCAGCGCGAAGTGACTTACCTTCACGAAGAGGGGCTGGCCATGCTGCCCGCATTCGTCGACGCACTTGGACTTGAGCAGCCCTTCCTGTTCGGCCATTCGGATGGCGGCTCCATCGCGCTGCTGTGCGCGGGCGGCACCGATGTATCCCCGTCCGGCGTCATCGTGGTGGCGCCGCACGTCTTCGTCGAAGACGTCACCATTGAAGGCATTCGCCAGGCGCGGACCATCTGGGACACCACCGACCTGCCTGCCAAGCTCGCCAAATATCATAACGATGCTGACACGGTATTCCGTAGCTGGCAGGACATCTGGCTGAATCCGGATTTCCGCGACTGGAATATCGAGGACATCCTGCCTGCCATCACCGCGCCCGTCCTCGCGATCCAGGGTGAAGACGACGAGTACGCCACCATGGAGCAGATCGACCGCATTGCGGCAGGCGCGAACGACGTGGACCTGGTCAAGCTGGCCGACTGCCGCCATTCACCGCACAAGGACCAACCGCAAGCCGTCATCGAAGCCGTCGCCGCCTTCGTCGAGCGCGTCCTCGATTGA
- a CDS encoding DMT family transporter, with protein sequence MSGIIARSGSGYAAGPQLAALPLILIAPALFAANMVVARWAESVGIPPVFLAFGRWVLALAILMPFIAPRLWRSRQVLIANAPRVLLLGALGMGVAVGPQYIGAVHTSATNVALIISACPALVALIEAIVWRVPVGTQRAVGMSLAIWGVLLVLSRGDIEALGSLSFGRGDLWVVLAACGWAGYTVLARRRPLPELPAEVRLGALMIGGIVALAPFAAFETLALQSPDFGRWELYFALVFLALVPGLGAYLCYDRLVAMSGPAGASISLYLVPMYAVLAAWPLLGEVPQAFHIGGFALILGGVVLSGMRQRIGRTGAMSR encoded by the coding sequence ATGTCCGGAATCATTGCCCGCTCTGGCTCGGGCTACGCTGCCGGCCCGCAGCTTGCCGCGCTCCCGCTGATACTCATCGCCCCAGCCCTGTTCGCTGCCAACATGGTTGTCGCCCGCTGGGCGGAAAGCGTTGGTATTCCCCCCGTCTTTCTCGCCTTTGGTCGCTGGGTGCTGGCCCTCGCGATCCTGATGCCGTTCATCGCGCCCCGGCTGTGGCGGTCGCGTCAGGTGCTGATTGCCAACGCCCCCCGCGTGCTGCTGCTCGGCGCCCTCGGCATGGGCGTTGCGGTCGGCCCGCAATATATCGGCGCGGTGCACACCAGTGCCACCAACGTGGCGCTCATCATCTCCGCCTGTCCGGCGCTGGTCGCCCTGATCGAGGCCATCGTGTGGCGTGTGCCGGTGGGTACGCAGCGCGCCGTGGGCATGTCGCTGGCGATCTGGGGTGTGCTCCTCGTCCTCTCGCGTGGCGACATCGAGGCGCTCGGCAGCCTCTCCTTCGGTCGCGGCGATCTGTGGGTGGTGCTGGCTGCGTGCGGTTGGGCGGGTTACACCGTGCTGGCCCGCCGTCGCCCCCTCCCGGAACTGCCTGCCGAGGTGCGCCTTGGCGCACTGATGATCGGCGGTATCGTCGCCCTCGCGCCGTTTGCCGCGTTTGAAACGCTTGCTTTGCAGTCCCCCGATTTTGGTCGCTGGGAGCTCTATTTCGCGCTTGTCTTCCTCGCCCTTGTGCCCGGATTGGGTGCCTACCTGTGCTACGACCGCCTGGTTGCGATGAGTGGCCCCGCGGGCGCAAGCATTTCACTCTACCTGGTGCCGATGTACGCCGTGCTTGCCGCCTGGCCGCTGCTGGGTGAAGTGCCGCAGGCCTTCCACATCGGCGGCTTCGCCCTCATCCTGGGTGGGGTGGTGCTGTCGGGGATGCGTCAGCGTATCGGCCGGACCGGCGCAATGAGTCGCTGA